In the Sphingobium sp. Z007 genome, AAAGCTCGTACGAGCGGAAAACGTCCGGGCTGCCCTTGCTCTGGTGGAGCGCGGTGAAGCGAAACTCGGCGTTGTGTATGCGACCGATGCCCGTGCTTCCCGCAAGGTTCGGATCGTCGGCGTCTTCCCCGCCGACAGCCATCCGCCCATCCGCTATCCCGTCGCGCGGCTCAAGAGCAGCCGACATCCCGATGCCGAGGGGTTTCGCCGCTTCCTGCTTTCGCCCAAGGGACGCGCCGTGCTGACGCGCTACGGCTTCACCGCGCCTTGATCGCTCCGCTGTCTCCTGAAGAATGGATTGTTCTGACCCTATCGCTCAAGGTCAGTCTGGTCGCAGTCGCGGTCAGCCTGCCGGTCTGCTTCTTCCTCGCCTGGATGTTGGCGCGCTGGCGTTTCCCTGGGAAATTTCTGGTTGACGCGCTGGTTCATCTGCCGCTGGTTTTACCCCCCGTTGTAACCGGATGGATGCTGCTGCTGCTGTTCGGGATGAACGGACCGATCGGACGCTGGTTGTCCGACATGTTCGGGGTCACCCTGCTGTTCCGCTGGACCGGCGCGGCGCTCGCGGCGGCCATCATGGCAGTGCCGCTGATGGTGCGGGCTATCCGCCTCTCGATCGAAGCGATCGACAGGCGACTGGAGAGTGCGGCCGCAACACTGGGCGCATCGCGCCTACGCATCTTCCTTACCATCTCGCTGCCGCTCGCATTGCCTGGGGTGCTGGCAGCGGTCGTGCTCGGTTTCGCGCGATCCCTAGGCGAATTTGGGGCCACGATCACTTTTGTCTCCGACGTGCCGGGTGAAACCCGCACCCTGCCCATCGCCATCTATGCTGCTATGCAGATGCCGGACGGGGAGCCGATCGTCACGCGCTTCGCCATCCTGTCGATCCTGCTGTCCCTCGGCGCGCTTATGCTATCGGAAATATTGGTTCGGCGGATCGGCGGAGGCGAACGCCATGTCATTTGACATTGATGTCCAACGGCGCATCGGCGGGCGGTCGATCGCCTTGTCCTGCCGCACGGACTCCGCGTTAGTTGCGCTGGTCGGCCCATCCGGCATCGGCAAGACCAGCATTCTTGACATGGTCGCCGGCATCACCTCCCCTGATAGGGGCCGTATCACGGTCGGTGGACAGACTTTGTTCGACAGCGACGTCGGGGCCGATGTCCCCGCCGCGCAACGACAGGCGGGCTATGTCTTCCAGGATCGTCGTTTGTTTCCGCACATGCGGGTGCGTGCCAATCTGGCCTATGGCCGTCGTGCGTCCACAACGGAAGATATGGATGACGTGCTCGCCTTCCTGGGGATCGGGCACCTGCTCGACCGGTGGCCGCACAGCCTGTCCGGTGGAGAGGCGCAGCGAGTCGCCATCGGGCGCGCATTGTTATCGGGGCCGCGCTTTTTGCTGCTGGATGAACCGCTTTCCTCGCTCGACCGTAACCGCAAGGCGACTATTCTCGACGCGATCGACCATATCCGCACGCACAGCCCGATGCCGATCCTCTATGTCACGCACGACATGGCCGAGGCCGAGCGGCTGTCAGCGATGGTGGTGATCATGCGCGAAGAGGATTAAAGCGCCCCGCTCAGATTTTCTGACAGGCGACGATCGCATCGATCACCGATAACGTCTCCTGAGGATCGCGAACCCGCACAGTGTCGAGGCCCAATTGCTTCGCAGGATAGTCGTTGCCACCCGGAAAAATAGCATCGCCGATGAACATCATCGCATCGAGCGCGATGCCGCTTGCGTCGCGCAGCTTCTGGAGCCCGTAGGCCTTGTCCACACCCTCCCGTGTGATGTCGATGGACGTTGCACCACCCATGTTGATCGACAGGCCCGGCAAGCGCGTGCGCAGGTCCGCCTGGATCACCTTGCGCTTGGCGAAATCGGGGTCCCATGTTTCCTTGGCATGAATCGGCGCCTGCTGCCCCAAGGCGGAGAAGGTGATCTGGCTGCCGCGATCCTCGATCCGCTCGCCCCAAGTCTGTTCTGGCACAAAACCGGTCGCTTCCAGCGATGCATCGAATGCCTCCAGGATCGCCCGCTTCTGTGCATCGTCGAACAGTTCGGCATAGACCGGCGTCCATGCACCGTCTCGATGCGTATAAAGCTTCGTCCCGGTCGTCGGCATCAGCCACAGACGGGACCTGTCGGCCTCAACGGTCAATCTGCTCGCCACCTGCTTTTCGAACTGCGGCCAATCACCACCCGAAATGACTGCGACATGCGCGACCTCCAGCAGGCGGGTGAGCGCGTCCGCCATCGGCGCGCCCAATGGTTGCTTGCTCTCCGCCAAAGTGCCGTCAAGATCGAACGCTATCAGTTGCTTCATGTATCAGGGTCCTATGCAGAGAGATCGCTTCGATAGGCCCGCGCAATTAGCATCGAAGACCTTTAACCTGCAAGCGACCAAGAAGACCGCCTCAATGCGAGATCAAATTTTAAACGCCGAAGATCAACGCCTAACAAACAGATCACGGAAGATAGAGGCTGGGAAGTGGAGTATTTCGCCGCATGGTGTCGCGCGGAGCAATAATTCATACGATATCGTTACGTCAGAAACATATTAGACAAAAATGCTTATATCTCCAGTGACATTGCCAGGATCATACCCCGCTCGACAAAGTGGACATTGCCGGTATTCCCGCTCGTCAGGGTTCATCTCGGCTTCGTGATAAAATCTTTTTCAGCTCGGCTTTTCGGCACGAAGAAAGATCGACAACGACAGTTCCAATATCGGCCGTTGGCGACCTCTAGCCCATAATTCGCACTTCTACTCCCATTGGTCTGCCGACCCCTTATATCGCCGCTGCTGGCCGGAACTAAGCCGTTCCACCCCCTCCACGACCCCAGAAACTTTTGTGTCCGAAAAGGTAGTAACGCCAGATCTAGACACTGCGCCCCCAAGGAATAGGCCAGATATCGTCTTTGATCCCACAGATTGAATCAATGCTGTGACATTAGGACCGGGATCGCTGATGGATCCCGGGTCCAGCGATAGGCCCTCGATGTCATATACAGTGGAAACGATTCCACGCACCGCGCCGCTTTTTTGGCCGAACCCGCTGATCTGGCCTCCTTTTACCGAAATATTCTTTGGCACGACTGCTTTGGCCTGAGTGGAATTATTAAACTGGAAAATATATCCATCAGTATCATGTAGGTTGACGCCGGTAAGCGAAACGCCATCGACTTCGGCGCAGCCATCAAAACCAAGGATAGCGAAAGGACGATGATCCGCACCGTCAACGCTGCCAACAGCTGCGCCCCCATAGGAACCGCCGTTAATATTCAGTCCGACGCAGCGGGTGCCCGGACCAAAGGAAATGATAGTTTTACCGCATAGATCGGCAATGTTGCCTGTCAAATCCGCGTAAAGGACACCGCCTGGGCCAAATTCCGTTTCAACCAAAAGAAGCTGATTGCCGAAATCGAGGACATTAGAGGAAATTGTCGGACTACGCGCGATATAGTTACGAATGCGAACGAGCGTGCCGCCGCCATGGCACCGATTGTTGGTGATACGCAACGCCCGTCCCTTGTACATTGCATCTGTCTGCCCGCCGCCACCGGAGGTTCCAGAAGATGGCCAGTCGCTGGTGACGCAATATCCGCTTTTGTTATTACTAAATAAACAATCCCTGACATGGACACCCCGCCCATAGCAATGAATTGCTTGATAAACATTGTTAAATTGGCAAGCTATAATTTCGATATCAAGATCGTCATTATTATTGTTGTTCTTTTTTGCCAATATCGCCACATTATTGGCGTTGGCGCTATCACCCCGAAATTTCATTCCGATAATACGCTGAAGGCTGCCCTTACAAAGCAATGCTGCTTGACTACCTTTACGGCCCCGTGCCTCAAATACGATAAACGCCCCGCCGGTTGGCGGATCGTTCAATGCTCCGCCCTGACTGCCGTTGCGCGCATATAGGCTTTGCCCCGACTGGGACATGACAAGCTGGTTTCCGCCGATACAGTAGGCGCCATCATGGAAACCCACATTGCGACCGGTATCGATCGCTTTTTGGATGGCTGCCCAATCCAAACTGTCGTTGATTGACGTAACGTGAGGATAATCAGCCTGCAAATCAGACAGCGACTGGTATCTGGCTTTGGTCGAGGACGCCGGATTAATCCAGTCCGCTACCGTCCGCAATGTACCATCGCCGACGGCGCCATAATCGCGCACGAACAGTTCAGCCTGCCCCTGCGCGGACGCTACTCCGCCCTTTCCCGGCAAATCCAAATCGGCGCACCGTTCCGCGAGATTTTCCTCAGAAAGATTGGTCGTGGCGCTCACGGCTTTGCTACCCTTTGAAGATTGCCTTCCGCCCGCCTCGGTGCGGGCATTAAGACCAAACAACGCGCCCGTCATAGCTGTCCAGAGTAATCTCCTGCGCTCTATCAGCATCGGCCGCTCCTGAATTGGCAAGTCATCACGCAGCACGGCATCACCTTTGCCTCAATTCGCCTGCAAGGATAAAGCCTTGAGAGCAACAGGTTAAGGCCATCGGCTTTACTGCCAGCCGGTCAGCATGGTTGAAGGACTCACAAGACGATAAAATCCGCGAGCACGATATTGGTTGCCTGTAGAGAGCGTAAAACGCCGCCATATGTTAGATTGCCCGGACGGGGCGTCGTCATCTGTAGCGGCAAACATCTGTATTCTGCCGCTGACGTCATGCTTGCATATCAGCGCCGCTTGAAAACATGCGGCAAAAACATAGGCATATGGCGTACGCCCCGAATGCTAATCAGCCAAGTTTCGTCGACCACCGACATGTTATCGCCTGGTGTTTCTGGTACACTATGACGTTAGGCATCCTTCAAAAAGCGACGAAGGTAACCAGCGTAATCGGATTTACCCAGCTTTGCGATAGCCTGCTCGACCTCCTCGACACCGATAAAGCCCTGTCGAAAAGCGATTTCCTCTGGACTGGCGATCTTGAAGCCCTGACGTTTTTCAAGAACGCGCACGAATTCAGCGGCGTCGAGCAGGCTGTCAGGCGTGCCAGTATCCAACCATGCAAAGCCGCGCCCCATGATTTCAACATTGAGTTCACCACGTTCCAGATAGATTCTATTGACGTCGGTGATCTCCAGTTCGCCGCGAGCAGAAGGCTTTAGGTCTGCGGCGATATTGACGACATTGGCATCGTAGAAATACAGGCCGGTCACGGCCCAATTGGATTTCGCCTTTTCCGGCTTCTCTTCAATCGTGAGCGCTTTCATCGACCCGTCGAAGCTGACAACGCCATAGCGTTCGGGATCATGGACATGATAGGCAAAGACACTGGCTCCACTCTCGCGAGACGAGGCGCGATCAAGCAAATGGTTTAGGCCATGCCCGTAGTAGATATTGTCACCAAGGATGAGGGCGGATGGCTGGCCCGCCACAAAATCCGCACCGATAATATATGCCTGGGCCAAACCATCAGGATTTGGCTGCTCCGCATACTCCAAGGCGATGCCCCATTGGGAGCCATCGCCCAACAGAGCCTGGAAAGCCGGCAGATCGCGTGGCGTAGAGATGATCAATATTTCCCGAATGCCGGCCAGCATCAAAGTCGTGAGCGGGTAATAGATCATCGGCTTGTCATAGACCGACATCAACTGCTTGGACGTCGCAAGCGTCATGGGATAGAGGCGCGTGCCGCTGCCACCAGCTAAAATAATACCCTTCATCCGTCCGTATTCCTTATTCGGGAAATCAACATGCCGCACGCGTTTATAGACGCACTACGACCGCCTCCAGGGAAGGCCGCCAATTGGGCAGTTCCACTCCATGAACACGCGCGATGAGGCTGCAATCGAGCCTGGAGTTGGCTGGCCTGCAAGCAGCGGTCGGAAAGTCCGCCGTCGAAATGCGCCGCACCTGTGCAACAGGACCGCCGCGGCGAGCCGCCACAGCAAATATGGCTTCGGCCAAGTCGGCCCAACTCGCCTCGCCATCGGCCGTCATGTGGAATATGCCCCGCCGGGACGGATCAGTGCTGGCGCTGAGATTAGCGGCTACCTGCAATATGCCGTCGGCAATATCGAGGGCGCTGGTCGGATTGCCGATCTGGTCGGCTACCACACTAATTTCGTCCCTATCGCCCGCCAAACGAAGCATGGTCTTGACGAAGTTTGCTCCGAACGGACTGTAAACCCATGCAACACGCAGAACTACGCTATTATCGCCATGTGTTTCAAGTACGGCTCGTTCGCCTGCCAGCTTGGATGCGCCATATACACCGGTGGGCGCAGGCGCGTCCGTTTCTCGATAAGGGCGATTAAGCGCGCCGTCGAAGACATAGTCGGTTGATAAGTGGATCAGCGGCACCCCCATCATGCGTGCCGCATCAGCGACAAGCCTGGCACCGGTGGCGTTTACGGAATGCGCAGCATCCGCATCGCTCTCAGCCTTATCGACAGCCGTATACGCAGCGGCCGAAACCACAATGTCTGGCGCCGCGGCTTCCAAAGATTGTGAGACGGTGACGGGATCGGCAAGGTCAAGATCCGGCCGCCCGATCGCAACGACATCATGACCATATGCCAGGCCACGGTCCAGAAGGCTGCTCACCACCTGCCCCGATCGCCCAGTCACGGCTATCCTCATCGTGCAATCTCTGGGGAGGAGGGAGATGCGTTGGACAAACCCAGCCTTTGCCCGTCATAGCGATTGCGCAACGGCTCCCACCACCATTGATTGTTAAGGTACCACTGCACCGTCTTTTCGATGCCGGTGTCGAAATTCTCCTGCGCGCGCCAGCCGAGTTCGGTCTCTAGCTTGGTCGCGTCGATGGCATAGCGCGCGTCATGACCGGGACGATCGGTCACGAATTCGATCAGTTTATCGCGGCTTTCTTTGACGGGAACGAGGTCGTCCAGCACGGCGCATATACGGCGAACTACGTCGATATTACGCCGTTCATTGCGACCGCCTACATTATAGGTTTGACCCACGCGGCCACGCTCAACGATCAAATCGAGTGCGCGTGCATGATCATCGACATAGAGCCAGTCGCGAATATTCTCTCCCGTGCCGTAAATCGGAAGCGGCCGTCCAGAAAGCGCATTCAAGATCGTAAGCGGAATCAATTTTTCCGGGAAATGATATGGGCCGTAATTGTTGGAACAGTTCGAAATCACTACAGGCAAGCCATAGGTACGCTGCCACGCCATAGCCAAATGGTCGGACGCCGCCTTTGATGCCGAGTAGGGCGAGCTAGGATCATAGGGCGTGGTTTCTTCGAACAATCCAGCAGCCCCCAAAGAGCCATATACTTCGTCCGTAGAGACATGAAGAAACCGAAAGCCTTGCTTCGCCTCGCAACCCTGCGCGTTCCAGTAGGCGCGGGCAGCTTCCAAAAGAGTAAAGGTGCCCACCACATTGGTTTGGATGAACTCCGCTGCGCCGGTAATCGATCGATCGACGTGACTTTCGGCGGCAAGATGCATTATACGATCGGGCTTGAACCCAACAATCGCCTGCTCCATGGCAGCGCGGTCGCAAATGTCCGCCTTCAAGAATTGATGATTGGACCGCCCTTCCACGGCACGCAGCGATTCCTGACAGCCCGCATAGGTCAGGGCGTCGATCGTCAGGACGTCATATCCTTTTTCGAGCACCAGATAGCGCACGAGAGCCGACCCTATGAAACCGGCGCCGCCTGTTACGATCACGCGCATGCAACTATATCTTTCTAGCTGAAGTAAGCAGGAAGGTCGGCAAGAAGCGGCTGCTGCCGATCTTTATGCGACAGTGTGTCTGGATCGGCAATGTCGGGCCAAACCACGCTGATGTCTGGATCGTTCCACCGCAAGCCCTTGTCGCATTCCGCGCTGTAGTAATCCGTTACCTTGTAGCAGATCACGCTATTAGGCTTCAACGAGCAGAAACCATGTGCGAAACCCGCGGGAACCCACAATTGCTTGCCATTTTCGGGCGTCAACGTCTCACCCACCCATTTACCATAGGTGGGTGACCCGCGCCTGATATCGACGGCAACGTCGAACAGAGCACCAGCAGTGCAGCGGACCAATTTGCCCTGTGCCCGCGGCATGCTTTGAAAGTGCAGACCTCGCACGGTACCGACTTTTACACTCAGCGATTCATTATCCTGCACAAAGGCGTGCGTACCGCAATGGTCAGCGAATGTATCGGCGCGGAATGTTTCAGCGAAATAGCCGCGTTCATCACCAATGTGGCGCGGAGTGAACAGCTTAACACCGGCAATGGCGAAAGTCTGGATGTCCATGTTTACCTTTGCAAAATAACTGTTCCGACGCCGCTATTGCGTTAATTGCTGTTCTGCACCGTCTGCACTGCACTGGTTACCGTGAGGATCGGAGAGAAGAGCTGGCTGATCAACTGGATCAACTTGCTCGGCTGGTTGGCGCCCGCGTTACCGAAATACAGCACGTCCTGATCGCGCATCCCAAAGCGCTGAGCCAGGAAGAAGGTTCCGGCCTGCATCATATTGAAATGATAGACTACAGGGACCACTTGCCCTTGCGCGTCGCGATTGTACCGGAACAAGAAGATCGCTCGAGGGTCGCCAAGACCGGGATTTGTACCGCCTGCGGACGCGATAGCCTCGGCCACAGTAATGGCCGATCGGCTAAAGGGCACATGTTCCACGCGCCCGGAAGCACCCAGAACCGAAAAGCTGTAGGGGTCGCTAATCAGCGATATGCGATCGCCGGGATAGGCATGCACGTCAAGGGCTGGATTTTTAACAAGATCGTCTAGACGAAGGTCAACGCTTTGAGTGCCGCGTACGACCCGCAGCTTCAACTCACGCGCATCGCCGCGATAGCCGCCAGCAAGGGCTATCACATCGGACAGTGTTTCCCGGTTGGTCTGCAGCACTAACCGCCCCGGCTTGGTGACTTCGCCACCGATAATCACCGAATTGGTGATCGCTTCGTTCAATCGGATCAGAACCTGCGGGTTTTGGGACATCCCCCTAAGCGAGGCGCGAACCATCGCCTCGATTTCCATGATGGTGTGCCCCGCAACATGCAGGCGGCCAGCGTAGGGAATCAAAATATCGCCATTGTCATCAACGCGACTGAGAGGCAATTTCTGGACCTGCACCCCAGGATTGCCGACCAAACTCTCTGTCGCGCCACTACCGCCGCTGTTTCCAGAGGAAAACAAAGTGACGCCAGCCTCGTAGATATTGACCTCCAGCACGTCACCGGAACCGATCATATCGGTCGGTGGCGGAACGATATCTGCAAGCTGGGGCTTGGAAGATGCGGCTACCTCAGCCACCGGTATGTCGGTCACCGATTGGACCTGCACCAACTGAATCGGCGAGGGACCAATGGCTGCCATGCTGGCCGATTTCCGTATCTGCCCGGCCGTAGGACCGCTGGAAGGAAGGGATGCGCATCCCACAAGGGCTGTGGACAGGGCTAGGCAAATGGCGATTTTAAATTGCATTGATGCATGAACTCGAGGGATTGAGGCCTTAACGATGCTGCCTTAGCATCGGTGTTCGGGATTGGACAATAGTTTCATCCCCATCGTTAACAGCCGGCCGGCAGACCCTTCTAAATTGCCCGATAGTGCGGCTGCGCAAACGCCGATTTTTCCTCGCATATCGGCCGGTCGCACCAGCTTGCAGGGCCGTGTTCGGCTATTCGCCTACCCTGTTATGTCTTGCGTCCAGACGCGTGTTGGCCTAGCGCGAGGCAGCTTTGTTTTGCTTTAGGCGCTTGGACATTATGAACGTTAATCCCTCGTTCCCCGTTGAGGGCGAAGCAACCCCGGTTGATGAGTCAACCTCCCGCCGATCATCGATTCTTGCTTGGGTGAAGAAGCGTCGCTGGTTCGTTGCGCTCGTCATTCTGCCCACGCTTCTGGCGGCTCTCTACTACGGTTTTTTTGCCGCAGATATCTACGTTTCTGAATCGCATTTCGTCATCAAGAGTCCTGATCAAAAGCGCTCTCAGGTGTCGACACTGGCCAATCTGGTTCAGACTACCGGATTGTCGGCCGGGCAGGAGCAGACCAATGAGGTCATAACCTATGTGCGGTCGCGCGACGCCCTGCGAGCGCTAGAGAAAAATCCGGGGATCGGTCAGAAATTCATGTCCAGCCGGGCGGATGTGATAGCGCGTTTTCCGGGCATCTTTTCGAGCCCGAACTTTGAAAGCCTCTATAAATATTATGACAAGATGGTCGATGCACGCTTCGATAGCGACACCGGCACGGCAGTCATAAAGGTCAAAGCATTTGAAGCGATTGACGCTTATCAGATCAACAAGCGCCTGCTGGAGCTAAGCGAAGGGCTAGTCAATCAGTTGAACAGTCGCGCTCAATCAAATGGCATTGCCGAAGCGCAACGGCAGGTAGAACTCGCCACGACGCGAGCCAGGGCCGCGCGCATAGCGCTGGCGCAATATCGCAATACACAGGCGCTCATTGATCCTACCCGCCAGGCGAGCGGCGTGCTGGATATTTCCAACACGATGATCGGAGAACGCGCAGCGCTTCAGGCACAACTCAGCACGATGCAGCGATTGACTCCGAACAATCCTTCCATCCCGGCTCTGCGCAACCGCATCAACGCAATTTCCGAACAGGTCGCTTCGCAAGATAGCAGGGTCGTAGGGTCCGACACCGGCATTGCTTCCAAAATGGGCGGTTATGAAAATCTGCTGGTGGAACAGGAGTTTTCGACGGAAAATCTGAACGCCGCCAACGCCGCATTGGTCCAGGCGCGCGCCGGGGCGCAGCGGCAGCAATTTTATCTCGAGCGGGTCGTTGACCCGAACTTGCCGGACATGCCGCTGTTGCCAAAGCGGCTCCTAAACGTCCTCATTGTCGCTGCCGCGGCCGTCAGCCTTTATTTCATCGCCTGGATGTTCATGATCGGCGTCGTCGAGCATGCGCCGGAAAACTGACCATGACACATATTAGTTGGCGTAAATTAAAAGAAGGTTGGGCGGTTCAGACGCGCGTGGTGCATGCGCTCATGATCCGTGAGCTGACGACGCGGTTCGGGCGCGAAAATATCGGCTTTCTATGGATCATGGTCGAACCTTTGTTGTTCGCTGGATTGGTTGGCACGATCTGGCGATTGACAAAAGGGCCTGAAGAGCATGGCATCGCCATCGTGGCCTTCGTGGTCACAGGCTATATACCTATCACCTTATTCCGTCACGGCATCGGCCGTAGCGTGGCGGTCTTTACGGTAAATGGCGGCCTTCTCTACCATCGACAGATAAAAATCCTGGATTTCATCCTGGTCCGGTTCATCATCGAATTGCTGGGCAGCATGATGGCCTATCTATTCATTGCCTTGGTGCTGATGGCCGCCAATCAGTTTCCCGTCCCTGCCAATATAGGTCTCTTTCTGGCAGGCTGGTTCCTATATGCCACATTCTGTTTCTCGCTGTGCCTCCTGATCGCGCCACTATCGGAAATGGCGGAAATTATCGAAAAATTCATTCCGGTCACGACCTATATTATGATCCCCTTTTCCGGGCTGTTCTACATGGTGTCCTGGGCGAGGCCGGAAGTCAGGGACTATCTTCTGTGGTCGCCCTTCATTAATGGCATGGAAATGATGCGTGGCGGCATATGGGGCGATGAAATCACTGTATATTATAATATCTGGAACCCGATCGGCTGTTCGATCGTGGCCGCGACCTTTGGCCTGGGCCTTTGCCGTCATGTCCGAAAGAAATTGGCTGTCGAATGATTGTCTGCGAGAATCTGTCTAAATCTTACGCGCATGGTTCCAGCCGGAAATTGGTTCTCAACAATGTGAACCTGGAAGTCCGCCGCGGCGAGCGACTTGCGGTGCTCGGCCGCAACGGCGTCGGCAAGAGTACGTTGATCAAACTTATCGGCGGCGTAGAAAAGCCCACTGTCGGCAAGGTGACGCGAACCATGTCGGTGTCTTGGCCCCTTGGCTTTTCGGGAGGATTTCAGGGCAGCCTGACGGGATATGACAATGCCCGGTTCATTGCCCGTATTTACAACCGGGACTATACGAAAATCCGCGAGCAGATCGAAGAATTCTCGGAACTTGGCCGACAGCTAAGAATGCCGGTAAAGACATACTCATCGGGCATGCGTGCGCGCCTCGCTTTTGGTCTCTCGTTAGCGGTCGAATTCGACTGCTATCTAATTGACGAAGTCATTTTGGTAGGCGACCAGAATTTTCATCGCAAATGCCATCACGAACTGTTCGAAAAGCGTGCCGATCGTGCCATGGTTTTGGCATCCCATAGCATGGAAGTCGTCAAGGAATATTGTACGCGGGCTATCTTGATCGATGGTGGCCGCGTCTCGCAGTTCGACGAAGTTTCAGCGGCGATCGACGCATATCTGAGCCTCTAGAATACCAACTGGACTGGTTTTGGGACGATTGGCAATATCGACCTTGCAATGCGGCAATTCCCAGTTTGAGTTTTGGTATCATGTGCGTTACTCGTAAGCACATATGGGTCGCGACATGGCTGATTCTGTTGGAATAATAAAATAAATAGGTCATTTATTTGCGTGGGCGGGGCATGCCGTCACATAACTGCGCCGATTGTCCGGGGTGGATGGTGGCAGGCTTTGTGCTACGCTTTGTAATAGTCACGACGCTGAGGAACCGGCATGATTATCGAGAAGAACGTCGCCCCCTATGCCGTTTTCGCTGACGATTCCTTGTTAGCGGCGCTTCAGAAAATCAGCGCCAATAAGGCCGGTTTTGTTCTTTCAGTGTCTAATCAAGGCAGACTCCTTGGATTGCTGACCGACGGCGACGTACGCCGGTGGCTGACAACCAGCGATGGCATCGATCTCGATGTGTCCGTAAGTCGCGTTGCCAATCCAAACCCGGTTTCGATGCGTCACGACGAAGCACGCGAAGCGATTGCGGCGCAATTCGATAGCAAAGTGCGCTCGATCCCGCTGGTCGACGAATATGGCCGGCTGATGGCGGTAGCGTTGCCCGGACGCATGGATTTGTCCATTGGCGATCGGATGATTGGCCCTGGTCATCCCGCATTCGTCATTGCGGAAATCGACAACAATCATCAGGGCGATGCCGAACTGGCCAAGGCCCTGATTGACATCGCTGCCGATGCAGGTGCCGATTGCGCCAAATTCCAGATGCGGGATATTGCATCGCTCTATTCTGGCGGCGGAAAGGCCGACGATGCGTCACAGGATTTAGGCGCACAATATA is a window encoding:
- a CDS encoding Wzz/FepE/Etk N-terminal domain-containing protein yields the protein MNVNPSFPVEGEATPVDESTSRRSSILAWVKKRRWFVALVILPTLLAALYYGFFAADIYVSESHFVIKSPDQKRSQVSTLANLVQTTGLSAGQEQTNEVITYVRSRDALRALEKNPGIGQKFMSSRADVIARFPGIFSSPNFESLYKYYDKMVDARFDSDTGTAVIKVKAFEAIDAYQINKRLLELSEGLVNQLNSRAQSNGIAEAQRQVELATTRARAARIALAQYRNTQALIDPTRQASGVLDISNTMIGERAALQAQLSTMQRLTPNNPSIPALRNRINAISEQVASQDSRVVGSDTGIASKMGGYENLLVEQEFSTENLNAANAALVQARAGAQRQQFYLERVVDPNLPDMPLLPKRLLNVLIVAAAAVSLYFIAWMFMIGVVEHAPEN
- a CDS encoding ABC transporter permease gives rise to the protein MTHISWRKLKEGWAVQTRVVHALMIRELTTRFGRENIGFLWIMVEPLLFAGLVGTIWRLTKGPEEHGIAIVAFVVTGYIPITLFRHGIGRSVAVFTVNGGLLYHRQIKILDFILVRFIIELLGSMMAYLFIALVLMAANQFPVPANIGLFLAGWFLYATFCFSLCLLIAPLSEMAEIIEKFIPVTTYIMIPFSGLFYMVSWARPEVRDYLLWSPFINGMEMMRGGIWGDEITVYYNIWNPIGCSIVAATFGLGLCRHVRKKLAVE
- a CDS encoding ABC transporter ATP-binding protein, giving the protein MIVCENLSKSYAHGSSRKLVLNNVNLEVRRGERLAVLGRNGVGKSTLIKLIGGVEKPTVGKVTRTMSVSWPLGFSGGFQGSLTGYDNARFIARIYNRDYTKIREQIEEFSELGRQLRMPVKTYSSGMRARLAFGLSLAVEFDCYLIDEVILVGDQNFHRKCHHELFEKRADRAMVLASHSMEVVKEYCTRAILIDGGRVSQFDEVSAAIDAYLSL